The following proteins are co-located in the Lagopus muta isolate bLagMut1 chromosome 11, bLagMut1 primary, whole genome shotgun sequence genome:
- the TAMM41 gene encoding phosphatidate cytidylyltransferase, mitochondrial: MALPVLSSSGVRFRRVLAHFPQELSLAFAYGSGVFRQEGASAGHSENNMLDFVFAVDDSVTWHMMNLLKNKSHYSFLKVFGPKQISNIQSYGAGIYYNTLVPCNGRMIKYGVISTDTLIDDLLHWKTLYVAGRLQKPVKILTQNENGKLQAALVSNLKSAVTAAFLMLPESFSEEDLYMQIAGLSYSGDFRMIIGEDRSKVQNIVKPNVPYFQKLYSNILQDCPQVVYKHHLGRLEIDKSPEGQFAQLMALPKSLQQKITSLVDPPGKNRDVEEILLQVAHDPDCGFVVHQGISGIVRSSSIVQSAKTILTAGAKKSVTYSMKKLYKMTKGWLKKTS, from the exons ATGGCGCTGCCGGTGCTGTCGAGCTCCGGGGTGAGGTTCAGGCGGGTCCTGGCGCATTTCCCTCAGGAGCTCAGCCTGGCGTTCGCCTACGGCTCCGGCGTCTTCCGGCAGGAGGGGGCCTCGGCCGGGCACAGCGAG AACAATATGCTGGACTTCGTGTTTGCGgttgatgattctgtgacctgGCACATGATGAACCTGTTAAAGAACAAGAGTCATTATTCTTTCTTAAAAGTCTTTGGGCCAAAGCAGATAAGTAACATACAGAGCTATGGAGCAGGGATTTACTACAATACTTTAGTGCCGTGCAATGGCAGG ATGATAAAATATGGTGTAATTAGCACTGATACCCTGATTGATGATTTACTTCACTGGAAAACCCTCTATGTTGCTGGACGCCTACAAAAACCG GTGAAAATCCTGACACAGAATGAGAATGGCAAGCTGCAAGCTGCCCTTGTTAGCAATCTGAAGAGTGCAGTCACAGCAGCCTTTCTCATGTTACCAGAAAGTTTCTCTGAAGAAGACCTCTATATGCAGATTGCAGGACTCTCCTATTCTG GTGATTTCAGAATGATAATAGGAGAAGACAGATCGAAGGTGCAGAACATAGTGAAACCCAATGTTCCCTACTTTCAGAAGTTGTACAGTAACATATTACAGGACTGCCCTCAAGTGGTATATAAGCACCATCTGGGAAGGCTAGAG ATCGATAAAAGTCCAGAAGGTCAATTTGCACAACTGATGGCTTTGCCAAAGAGTCTGCAGCAGAAGATAACTTCTCTGGTCGACCCTCCtggaaaaaacagggatgtgGAAGAAATTTTACTGCAAGTTGCCCATGACCCTGATTGTGGATTTGTGGTGCATCAAG GAATCTCAGGCATTGTGAGATCTTCCAGTATAGTGCAGAGTGCTAAAACCATACTAACAGCTG GAGCAAAGAAATCTGTAACTTACAGTATGAAGAAATTGTATAAAATGACAAAAGGATGGTTAAAGAAGACATCTTGA